One Nocardia sp. BMG111209 DNA segment encodes these proteins:
- a CDS encoding DUF2334 domain-containing protein, whose protein sequence is MSAQLVVSIHDVAPATDAETARWCADADSFGIPVSLLVIPGPWRGARLSEAPEYGMFLRERRAHGDEIMLHGWEHRASGEGPALRRAVARAVARGAAEFAALETAGADDRLRRATAVMDEMGLATTGFTPPGWLASPAALRSLTSAGFSHTTDHFGLLDLRTGQRRRGFALSQRPGGTGERMAAGLMQRLARHSARRGGFVRIALHPDDLHRPGLRTAALRAIESALTAGAQATTYAGVIE, encoded by the coding sequence GTGTCCGCACAGTTGGTGGTGAGTATCCATGACGTGGCTCCGGCAACCGACGCCGAGACCGCGCGGTGGTGCGCCGATGCCGATTCGTTCGGTATTCCGGTGTCGCTGTTGGTGATTCCGGGGCCGTGGCGGGGTGCCCGCCTGTCCGAGGCGCCGGAGTACGGGATGTTCCTGCGGGAGCGGCGCGCACACGGCGACGAGATCATGTTGCACGGCTGGGAACATCGCGCATCCGGCGAGGGCCCGGCGCTGCGCCGTGCGGTGGCGCGGGCGGTGGCGCGCGGCGCCGCGGAGTTCGCCGCGCTGGAGACCGCCGGCGCCGACGACCGGTTACGCCGGGCGACCGCGGTGATGGACGAGATGGGCCTGGCGACAACCGGATTCACCCCGCCGGGCTGGCTGGCCTCGCCGGCCGCGCTCCGGTCCCTGACCAGCGCCGGATTCTCGCACACCACAGACCATTTCGGCCTGCTCGATCTGCGCACCGGACAGCGCCGGCGCGGCTTCGCGCTGTCGCAGCGGCCCGGCGGCACCGGGGAACGCATGGCGGCCGGACTGATGCAGCGGCTGGCCCGCCACTCGGCCCGGCGGGGCGGATTCGTCCGCATCGCCCTGCATCCCGACGATCTGCACCGGCCCGGACTGCGCACGGCGGCGCTGCGGGCCATCGAGTCCGCGCTGACGGCGGGCGCGCAGGCCACGACCTACGCCGGAGTGATCGAATGA
- a CDS encoding alpha/beta hydrolase yields MPRTETSRFDGKGGRIFWRAWLPDGEVRAVAILVHGVGEHSGRYEHVGQRLAEHGFATYADDHIGHGQSAGHGANIGSLDEAADNEATMLDIATQRHAGLPRFVIGHSMGSLIALYLVTRGPVDLTGLVISAPPLIQHANPVERLAWPVLTRLAPVLSRRAPGLGVVKLDTSAISRDSEVVAAYTGDPLVHHGALPARTAAEILRGAAFVQEHLDRLTLPTLVLQGSADRLAPPAGADLVERHAAATDLTVIRYPGLFHEVFNEPEQDTVLGDMVGWLEAHLPPQ; encoded by the coding sequence ATGCCGCGGACCGAAACCAGCAGGTTCGACGGGAAGGGCGGCCGGATCTTCTGGCGGGCCTGGCTACCCGACGGCGAGGTCCGCGCGGTCGCGATCCTCGTGCACGGCGTCGGCGAGCACTCCGGCCGCTACGAGCACGTCGGGCAGCGGCTGGCCGAGCACGGGTTCGCCACCTACGCCGACGACCACATCGGCCACGGACAGTCCGCCGGTCACGGCGCGAACATCGGATCGCTGGACGAGGCCGCCGACAACGAGGCCACGATGCTCGACATCGCCACGCAGCGGCATGCCGGATTGCCGCGGTTCGTCATCGGCCACAGCATGGGCAGCCTGATCGCGCTGTATCTCGTCACCCGCGGCCCGGTGGACCTCACCGGCCTGGTGATCTCGGCGCCGCCGCTGATCCAGCACGCCAATCCGGTGGAACGGCTGGCCTGGCCGGTGCTGACCCGGCTGGCGCCGGTGCTGAGCCGCCGCGCTCCCGGCCTGGGGGTGGTGAAATTGGACACCTCGGCGATCAGCCGCGACTCCGAGGTGGTCGCCGCCTACACCGGCGATCCGCTGGTCCATCACGGCGCGTTGCCGGCCCGCACGGCCGCCGAGATCCTGCGCGGCGCCGCCTTCGTCCAGGAACATCTGGATCGGCTGACCCTGCCCACGCTGGTATTGCAGGGCAGCGCCGACCGGCTGGCCCCGCCCGCGGGCGCCGACCTGGTCGAGCGGCACGCGGCCGCGACCGATCTCACGGTGATCCGCTACCCGGGCCTGTTCCACGAGGTCTTCAACGAACCGGAGCAGGATACGGTGCTCGGGGACATGGTCGGCTGGCTGGAGGCGCATCTGCCCCCGCAGTAG
- a CDS encoding 6,7-dimethyl-8-ribityllumazine synthase has product MGTDTGRIAFVRASWHRAIVNQAYEGFLTEYRDLGYQPETVDVFDVPGAFEIPLHAQRLARSGGYSAIVAAALVVDGGIYRHEFVASAVIDGLMRVQLDTDVPVFSVVLTPHHFHEHSEHVNYFTDHFVTKGAEAARALATTVSSLRSLPAPTADHR; this is encoded by the coding sequence ATGGGTACCGACACCGGCCGTATCGCGTTCGTCCGCGCGAGTTGGCATCGTGCGATCGTCAATCAGGCGTATGAGGGCTTCCTGACCGAATACCGGGATCTCGGCTACCAGCCGGAGACGGTCGACGTGTTCGACGTGCCGGGCGCCTTCGAGATCCCGCTGCACGCCCAGCGACTGGCCCGCAGCGGCGGATATTCGGCGATCGTGGCCGCGGCGCTGGTGGTCGACGGCGGCATCTACCGCCACGAGTTCGTCGCGAGCGCGGTGATCGACGGCCTGATGCGCGTGCAGCTCGACACCGATGTGCCGGTCTTCTCGGTGGTGCTCACCCCGCACCACTTCCACGAGCACAGCGAGCACGTGAATTATTTCACCGACCACTTCGTCACCAAGGGCGCCGAAGCGGCACGGGCACTGGCCACCACGGTGAGCTCGCTGCGCAGCCTGCCCGCCCCCACGGCCGACCACCGTTGA